The following are encoded in a window of Nakamurella sp. A5-74 genomic DNA:
- a CDS encoding FCD domain-containing protein produces the protein MTSLVPAQTGVSLGPRAADLGAALLRPVRAHHAFESCVEQLGTAIRLGGYPQGEALPPERELAALLGVSRATIREAMVALRAAGLVETRRGRGGGTVVLQPPERPGRGTQRQVDALPRAEMIDALLFRRVVEPGAAYAAAERRSDGDLDDVAMAALRAALVEVTGIRDPAQHRQSDSRFHLAVARASGSSKLLTAVAEVQRSLHEMLMAIPVLAPNLGHSDGQHGAVLRAIAAGNPLRARRVMEEHCDDTAALLRGLIG, from the coding sequence AGCACAGACCGGCGTCTCCCTTGGTCCCCGAGCCGCGGATCTCGGTGCAGCGCTGCTGCGCCCGGTCCGCGCTCACCATGCGTTCGAGAGCTGCGTCGAGCAGCTCGGCACGGCCATCCGGCTCGGCGGCTACCCGCAGGGGGAAGCGCTTCCGCCCGAGCGGGAACTGGCTGCGCTGCTGGGAGTCTCCCGCGCCACGATCCGCGAGGCGATGGTCGCCCTACGGGCCGCCGGACTGGTCGAGACCCGTCGTGGACGGGGCGGCGGGACCGTCGTGCTGCAGCCGCCGGAGCGCCCCGGACGGGGGACGCAGCGCCAGGTCGACGCCCTGCCGCGGGCGGAGATGATCGACGCTCTGCTGTTCCGGCGGGTGGTGGAACCCGGAGCTGCGTATGCGGCAGCCGAGCGACGGTCGGACGGCGACCTCGACGATGTAGCGATGGCCGCTCTGCGGGCAGCGCTGGTCGAGGTGACCGGCATCCGGGATCCGGCGCAGCATCGGCAGTCGGACTCTCGCTTCCACCTGGCAGTGGCCCGGGCGTCCGGGTCGTCGAAGCTGCTGACGGCGGTCGCCGAGGTCCAACGCAGCCTGCACGAGATGCTGATGGCGATCCCGGTGCTGGCCCCCAACCTCGGTCATTCCGACGGTCAGCACGGCGCGGTGCTCAGGGCGATCGCCGCCGGCAACCCGCTGCGTGCCCGCCGGGTGATGGAGGAACACTGTGATGACACCGCAGCACTGCTCCGCGGTCTGATCGGATAG